In Candidatus Omnitrophota bacterium, a genomic segment contains:
- a CDS encoding VIT1/CCC1 transporter family protein has translation MPKRNMLTQELKKNVLKAQRNEITEYFIYHQVGQTLKDKGRAAILEKISRDELSHYEFWKGISGEDVEPDRLKILFYVWVARIFGITFGLKLLENAEALAQDFYVKLRDVSPAVSRLIDDEEAHEKELIDLVDEEGLMYVSSVVLGLNDALVELTGALVGFSLALQKTRLVAIVGLITGIAAALSMAASEYLSTKQEETKKDPLKASIYTGIAYCFTVALLISPYLIFKNIFVCLSLVVLFALLAIFIFTFYISVAKGLKFKARFMEMAGISLGIAGINFLIGLAIRKWIGVDV, from the coding sequence ATGCCAAAAAGGAACATGCTGACGCAGGAATTAAAAAAGAATGTCCTGAAGGCCCAGAGAAATGAAATAACCGAGTATTTTATTTATCATCAAGTTGGGCAAACGCTGAAGGATAAAGGGCGGGCAGCCATCCTGGAAAAGATATCCCGGGATGAATTGTCGCACTATGAATTCTGGAAAGGTATTTCCGGCGAGGATGTCGAGCCGGACCGGTTAAAGATATTATTTTATGTCTGGGTAGCCAGGATCTTCGGGATCACCTTTGGCTTGAAACTTTTAGAGAACGCAGAGGCCCTGGCTCAGGATTTCTATGTTAAATTAAGGGACGTATCACCTGCGGTCTCCCGGCTCATCGATGATGAGGAAGCGCATGAAAAAGAACTTATCGACCTGGTAGACGAAGAAGGCCTGATGTATGTTAGTTCCGTGGTTCTCGGGCTAAATGACGCGTTAGTGGAATTGACCGGCGCGCTGGTGGGTTTCAGCCTGGCATTGCAGAAAACCCGCCTGGTTGCTATAGTCGGATTGATCACCGGGATCGCCGCGGCTCTATCTATGGCTGCTTCGGAATACCTTTCCACCAAGCAGGAGGAAACAAAGAAGGATCCCTTAAAGGCCAGTATTTATACCGGGATCGCCTATTGTTTTACCGTGGCTTTATTGATCTCGCCGTATTTGATTTTCAAGAATATATTTGTTTGTTTAAGCCTGGTTGTTCTTTTCGCGCTGCTGGCGATCTTTATTTTTACTTTTTATATCTCGGTAGCGAAAGGTTTGAAATTCAAGGCGCGATTTATGGAAATGGCAGGTATAAGTTTGGGGATCGCCGGTATAAACTTCCTGATCGGGCTGGCGATACGTAAATGGATAGGCGTGGATGTTTAG
- a CDS encoding L-lactate dehydrogenase — protein sequence MDDLRPKVSIIGCGNVGMRYAYALMSRALARQIVIVDLDRKRLEGEVMDLSHGAPYIPAVEVIAGDYPDIRNSDIVVITAGSKQKPGQSRIDLVRDNAGLFKRMIPEIIKHAPNALLLVVTNPVDILAYAAYKISGKPAGQVMSSGTVLDTARFRFLLSKHCGVDPHNIHAYILGEHGDSEFAVWSKAMIGGALFKNYCSVCSNNHICRPEDEFNSIFAEVRDSAYKIIERKGETSYGIGLALVRITQAVINDENAILPVSSLINGYLGVKDVYLSLPAVVNKSGVRQVLELDMDESEQKAFRNSAEAVKKVIKDVGL from the coding sequence ATGGATGATCTTAGACCCAAGGTTTCGATAATCGGATGCGGCAACGTAGGCATGCGCTATGCGTATGCTTTAATGAGCAGGGCGCTGGCCAGGCAGATCGTGATAGTGGACCTGGACCGCAAGAGGCTGGAAGGCGAGGTAATGGACCTTTCCCACGGCGCTCCGTATATACCGGCGGTAGAAGTGATCGCGGGCGATTACCCGGATATCAGGAATTCCGACATTGTGGTTATAACCGCGGGCAGCAAACAAAAGCCCGGACAATCCCGGATCGATCTGGTCAGGGATAACGCGGGCCTGTTTAAGCGGATGATCCCGGAGATCATAAAGCACGCGCCGAACGCCCTTTTACTTGTAGTAACTAATCCCGTGGATATCCTGGCTTACGCCGCTTATAAGATCTCCGGAAAGCCTGCCGGCCAGGTGATGAGTTCCGGCACGGTTTTAGATACCGCGCGTTTTCGTTTCCTGTTAAGCAAACATTGCGGGGTGGATCCGCATAATATCCACGCCTATATCCTGGGAGAGCACGGGGACAGCGAATTCGCGGTCTGGAGCAAGGCGATGATCGGCGGGGCGCTATTTAAGAATTATTGTTCGGTATGTTCGAATAACCATATCTGCCGCCCTGAGGACGAATTCAATTCCATCTTCGCCGAGGTAAGGGATTCGGCGTATAAGATAATCGAGCGCAAAGGCGAAACCTCTTACGGCATAGGCCTTGCGCTGGTCAGGATCACCCAGGCGGTCATCAATGATGAAAACGCCATTTTGCCGGTTTCTTCTCTGATCAACGGATATCTTGGGGTTAAAGATGTATACCTGAGCCTTCCGGCGGTAGTCAACAAAAGCGGGGTCCGGCAGGTCTTGGAATTGGATATGGACGAGTCCGAGCAAAAGGCGTTCAGGAATTCGGCAGAGGCGGTAAAAAAAGTAATTAAGGATGTCGGGCTGTAA